The genome window GGAAAGCACGACAACCATCTCCAATCCTGCGCATTTGCGTATTGTCGCATCGTCTGCGCAGCTCTACAGCTCGCAGCTGGTCGCTCGCAACTTCCACGCTCTCTTTTGGTCGCCGACTTATTTAATTTGTCCTCTTTCTTGTTTCCATGTGCCGGAAATGATTGCGCCGTTGCAATGTCCCAAGCCACCAGCACGAAATGTGCCTCGCGATGGGTGACGCGCATCATCCCCCTCATCATCACTGGCACAAGCGGCTATGCTACCTACGTGGTCGTGGCCTATCTAGGCGGTGAGCTGTTCTCGTTCACATGGCTTCTTTTCTCTGCTAATCTTTCGCTGCAGTCGACTACCTGTATAGAACCAGGGGTGAGCATGGCGCCGCCATTTCGACAATCACCCTCTACCTCTTCTTCTACGTCCTTACGATCGCCGCCTATCTACGAACGTTCCTAAAAATCAAAGCGGACCCTGGCTTGGTACCGCTCGGCCCACAGGCACAACAAGCATCAAGAGAATCGAACAAAAAAAGCAGGCGCAGAAAGGAAGGAGACTTGGAAAGTCAGCCTTACTTCACAGGCCCCGATCAGGACCCGGACAGCCCCGGCTTGGAAGGATTCTATAGCAAGGACGTATTTACATGCGAGAGTGACGGACGGCCGAAATGGTGCTCAGAGTGCCGCAATTGGAAGCCCGATAGAGCTCATCATTCGAGCGAGGTTGAGCGATGCGTACGAAAGATGGATCACTATTGCCCCTGGGTCGGCGGCATGGTGTCGGAGACCTGTGAGTTGATACCGTTTACGGCACGGGTCCAATACTGACAGGAAACAGCATTTAAGTTCTTTGCCCAGTTCACTTTCTACTGCGCTTGTTATTGCGCAGTTGCGCTGGGCCAGACAGCCTACTGTCTAGCTTTACAGGTGCGCGATGGGACTGTGGACGGGAGAACGATCTCAGGCGTCGCCATCGCAGGTTTCTTTGGACTTTTTACATTCCTCATGACTGCGACTTCTTGGCGGTTCATTTTACTTAATATCACCAACATCGACGCCCTTCGAAAGTCCTGGGTCCATCAGCTCGCAATCAGGGTACCAAACGATACCCGGCCCGGAAATAGCTACGGCTTGATCACATATCCTCTACCAAAGTATCCACAAGGGATACCTACCTCCTCCGACGCCACCATCGATAGCGAAACTCCCCGCGATAGACTAGCTACGCGCACCTTTGCCATTGTCAGGACCGAACCAGATGAAAACCCGTGGGATCTCGGGTACGCTAGAAACTGGACGTCCATTATGGGGTATTCCTTGATCGACTGGCTTTTGCCCATACGCGGGTCACCATGCGCCAATCATGACAGCATGGAGAGTGACTACGAGATGGGCCCGTTCATACAAACGCTCAGAGAACGGCACGGTCTACCTGGCCCAAGTGGTTCATCTGGCGGAATGGAGATGCAGGAGCTGAGAGATAGCAATCGTTGACCGAGGCCTGAGCATATCGAGCGGCCTTGGCACATTTAGGCGTTAAAGGGGGTTGGGCAATTCAGGGGGGCGGCGATCTATTTCGGTTTATGTGCCAATATTCACACACCTACACACAtacgtaactaacgttaagccTTCTTATGTAGTAATTAATTCAGTATATGGAAACTCGGGCAGATCAGCTCCAGCTTACACGTGTTGCCGGGATGTCTTATACCACAGCTTTCTGATGTGCCCAACTGTACGGCCAGATTCAATAGGAATATCCGGACGACTGGCGCTCCAGCAGCCACCTTATAGACTTATTCTAGGCGTGTTCAACGTTCACGCGGACCGGCCGACCTAGGAGATCCACCGGGCCGAAGAAGCGTCCACCGAACGGCGGCGGAAAGGGTGGGGCCGATCTGATGTCTCGTAGCTGCCCTATGTCCAAGGCAACATGGACTTGTTCGACAGCACTTCCTGTCACATACGACCATACCCATTGGAAAACTCGGGATCCCGTCCGCTCTCCCATAGATAAGCCAATGAGGGCCGGATTAGTAGTTGGGTCGGTGACGACCAGCGAATACCTGGTGTTGTATGTTTTTGACGTTTTTGGTGAAGATATCGTCATTGTGGTGGGTGACGATGTTGCGATATCCTCCATGTCATCGGCTGGGGTTGGTTGGCGGTAGCTCTTGACTTTGTGGCACGGGCGCCATACAGCTTTCTGGTGCCCCTGTGACCCTTCTTTGGGTGTCCGTTCAATAGATTCTTGGCTGCACTTGAATCGATCGTAGAAGACTCTACGAGTGGAGTAAGGGTGCAATGAGGGGAGAGATCTTCACACTCATAGACTACGTTCGTGTTGTAGACGGACTTCTTAGTACAAAAGCAGGCCATTTCCTCTTCGTTTATCATGGCACGTCGATGCCGAACTACCGATCTCAAACTCCAAACTCCAGCCTCCTTGCCAATCGTGAAATCCTCCATGCCGTAGCAGTTGCTGTGATCCTGCATCAAATTGAACCTTCGTATACCTAATATCCTAAGCCAGACACGTGGAAATCGGAACTTCAATCCGGGTCTGAACAGTCGTCACACTTTGTGTGATTACAAGGCGTTGCGTTGCACTTCATATTGTCGTTCTCATCCGTTCCGCATAGCTCGCTGTTGTTGTTCTCGCTGCACTCGCAGCACTTCCAAGACCCTTCGGGCATGGACTTTGTGCTGTTGGGAGGGAGCTCCGACGTGTCGGAGTCGTTCCCATCGTCGGACCTAGGAGAGTGCTGGTTAGTTTATGATTCAGAGAGAAGGAAACCTAGTTCGCTGACTTACATATCGTATGATTCGAGTCTGAAAGATCTGAGACGCACGGAGACAGACTTCAAGATAGATTGAGAGATTGACTGTGATTCAGGTCGAGCAGGTCGAGTTTGGTGAGAAACAGATTCAAAAGAGCGTGTATCGTTGGATACAGCTTGATATGGAGTAGTGATGTAAGTTATCTAGGTCTAAGAAGGTGATAAAGATGAGATAGACAGAAATACTAATTTGCTTCGGTATATTCTTTGAACCATAGCAACAGGTCTCTAGTCTCATTATATATGTGATCAATTTCTACCATGTTCAGATGACACTGAAGGCGGACGTCTGCCTTCCGCATCTTCAGGACGAGCACTCCAGTCTCAGATCAGAGAATCGGTTTAGATCGCTTTGCGCAGGTCTACCCCATGGCCGAGCTCCCTCGGACGTGGCTCAAAATGGCAATGATACATTCTTCCCGAACGAAACGTTCCTAGAAGAAGGTGTTCTTGGCCCCCGCTCGTGGTTCCAGCGTCCGATGGGTGTGCTGGATCTTGCGTCAGTCGTTCTATCTCGACCAGTATAGCATAGGGCTCTGAGACCAACCCCCACCCGCAATGCCAGGAGAAGCCATCTCAGCTCCGGAGAGGTTTCCAAATAAGGACCTGAGAGGAAAAAAAGCGGTTCCTGACTGGTTGTCTCAAAGGTCGACATTGGAATCAACATTCTTGGGCTGACGCCGGTGATGCGGTTACGCCTGCTCTGCTACCCGCCGCATGTCTCGAGAGCCGCAGCGGGATGACCGAGCTCTTCAACTAGTAACATGGGGGCGAATCCTGCAGGCGGTGGGATAGGAGTGGGCCGTATTAGGTGAATTTCTCGACTTCATCGCCGGCACTTGGGTTTGGCAACCAGTCAGCTACTATGCCGCGATACCGCGGGACGGAGACGAGACCGGGAGCCGACCCCAAAGATGACCATAGGGCCGTGGCCGTGGCTTACCTGTAAGGATAAGGCAATGCGGTACAAGGAAACGCTAACAATAGGGCAGCCTTATGGCTCACCTTGAAGCTTATAGTTCAACAGAGGTAATCCTGCTGTTGTGTATGGTCGAGTACCGCAGACACCTCGGCCTGCTTCCGTGCAGCTTTCGATTTCCTTCACCACTCCCCTCTGCCGAAATATAGTGAGGGGTTTTCCATGTACGTCGCGCGCTTAACCCGGGGGTCCGTCATGATCGAGATCCAGGCCATCCATCTCGTAAACGTAGGGCTGAAGCGGGGTCGATATGTTGACTTCGGGATACTACTATTTATTAGCAACAATGACTCGTTCTAAGACCCCTCTTAGTCCAAACGGACTAGCTTTGCGAAGGGACGGCGCCTTGTTCGAACCCCAAACAAGCCACTCCGTGAATTTTGCAGTGAATAGAGATTCCCACATTCCAGCCGAACGGTGGACCGCACAAGGTGGGTTTCAGGGTGACTGGATGCCTGATAGTTTATACCAGCAAGACCCTCCGAAAGAAGCCTTATGTCATATCGTCGACTTCTGTGCAACCGAGCCTCCTACGAAGGGCGGTGGTCAACGGAATCACGGGAACCCAGGTTTGACACGAGAAACCCCCGATCCGAACCACCAAGTGAGTGGATGCCTAGCTGCATCGCATGAAGCATAGTAATCGTCATAGCATTACGTGAAGCGTGGGGTTACATATGGAAGCGGATTTGTGTCTTATCCTCCGTTACTTGTGGTGGGATGCCGTGCCTCGTGGTCGGCGGTAGCGAGGCTTTGCGGCCGGCGCAGTGTCATGACCAGTCCCCATGTGCGAGGAGATATGCAGCCTGTTCTTCATTTTTCTCTTCTCTTCAGATTGGTCAATTAAACGCTAACGCTAGGGCAGTAGACGCGGCATGCAGTCTGAGAACCGGAGGACGAGTGTTGATCTCCGTGATCTGCCAGGTTAGTGAGAAGGTAGAACGTCTTGATGAGGTAGGTATGTCATGAAGCTTAGTATAATCAGAGGTGAAATGGGGAAATTAGATTGGATAGACTGACTCTGAATTCTGTACCACCTGCTTCTTTGGATAAACAATGTGCGAAATAGTGACTCGCAGCCTGCTGCTGATATCATTGGGGTCGATTATAGAACGATGTAGACGCAGCAGGCTCGCTGGACTCTTCAACTCAGACCATCTGGTGACGGTAGACCAGAAACAAAATATTCTCGGCTTGGAGGCTGAGACAGAGCATCAAAGGTACAAGAGACCATGATCCACTCAGTGATTCAGCTCGAGGTATTTGTGATGCTTTAAAGCTCGGCACGCGGCGTGCTTTAATTATGATCTTGCAGTCTCGTGTTGTCTTTACGGCTGTTGCCTGATGGGCGCCTTTCTCATAGACTTATGAGGCGCTGGAA of Colletotrichum lupini chromosome 8, complete sequence contains these proteins:
- a CDS encoding DHHC zinc finger protein, producing MSQATSTKCASRWVTRIIPLIITGTSGYATYVVVAYLGVDYLYRTRGEHGAAISTITLYLFFYVLTIAAYLRTFLKIKADPGLVPLGPQAQQASRESNKKSRRRKEGDLESQPYFTGPDQDPDSPGLEGFYSKDVFTCESDGRPKWCSECRNWKPDRAHHSSEVERCVRKMDHYCPWVGGMVSETSFKFFAQFTFYCACYCAVALGQTAYCLALQVRDGTVDGRTISGVAIAGFFGLFTFLMTATSWRFILLNITNIDALRKSWVHQLAIRVPNDTRPGNSYGLITYPLPKYPQGIPTSSDATIDSETPRDRLATRTFAIVRTEPDENPWDLGYARNWTSIMGYSLIDWLLPIRGSPCANHDSMESDYEMGPFIQTLRERHGLPGPSGSSGGMEMQELRDSNR